In Helicobacter ganmani, a single genomic region encodes these proteins:
- a CDS encoding DUF6394 family protein, protein MDWGKVLFIFFILMSLTSTVGFLYDQSLVMLFIAGGVNLLSTILKVGVRSYMSAELMAASLVADLHLIPSFIYMQVFDNTNVAVALALGAVVANIVSIVFVAIESVKSYNDYN, encoded by the coding sequence ATGGATTGGGGTAAGGTTCTCTTTATATTTTTTATTTTAATGAGTTTAACTTCTACAGTCGGATTTTTGTATGACCAAAGCCTTGTAATGCTATTTATTGCCGGTGGCGTCAATCTTTTATCCACGATTTTAAAAGTTGGTGTAAGAAGTTATATGTCTGCAGAATTAATGGCAGCCTCGCTTGTAGCGGATTTACATTTAATTCCCTCTTTTATCTATATGCAGGTATTTGATAATACAAATGTCGCAGTGGCTTTGGCATTAGGAGCAGTGGTGGCAAATATCGTTTCTATCGTATTTGTAGCAATTGAAAGCGTTAAAAGCTATAATGACTACAATTAG
- the secF gene encoding protein translocase subunit SecF produces the protein MDFFKHKKIYDFVKMSSYGIVLSLILFVVSLVLFMKPGFTLGVDFAGGTLIQLQYESPAPLAEIRAKLDLVDSYKGAQVSEFGSPEEILIKLPTATSSVNQNIGEEVAEVLKDTGTLNIRRVDIVGPKVGSELQEKGTLALVLALVSIMLYVSYRYEWRFALAAVLALVHDVVISAGAVILFDIDLNLEVIAALLTLIGYSINDTIIIFDRIRETIGLRVNDGLEKVINEALSATLSRTILTSLTMFFSVFTLYLFGGEIIKGFSLPMLVGSIVGSYSSIFVASKLVILFKFDLKKYHQKVADAERRALEKKKLREMYEKGRI, from the coding sequence ATGGATTTTTTCAAACACAAAAAAATTTATGATTTTGTCAAGATGTCAAGCTATGGAATCGTGCTTTCTTTGATTTTGTTTGTTGTGTCCTTGGTTTTGTTTATGAAACCGGGCTTCACATTGGGTGTGGATTTTGCTGGTGGGACATTGATTCAACTACAATACGAATCACCTGCGCCTTTGGCAGAGATTCGGGCGAAGTTGGATTTGGTAGATTCCTATAAAGGTGCGCAAGTCAGTGAGTTTGGTTCTCCTGAAGAGATTTTAATCAAGCTACCTACCGCGACTTCAAGCGTAAATCAAAACATTGGTGAGGAAGTCGCAGAAGTCTTGAAAGATACTGGTACATTGAATATTAGACGTGTAGATATTGTCGGTCCAAAAGTGGGGAGCGAATTGCAAGAAAAAGGCACTTTAGCCCTTGTATTGGCACTTGTGAGTATTATGCTGTATGTTTCTTATCGTTATGAGTGGAGATTTGCACTAGCGGCGGTTTTGGCACTTGTGCATGATGTCGTGATTTCTGCGGGTGCTGTGATTTTGTTTGATATTGACTTAAACCTAGAAGTGATTGCTGCACTTTTGACTTTGATTGGTTATTCTATCAATGATACGATTATTATTTTTGATAGAATCCGAGAAACGATTGGCTTGCGTGTAAATGATGGTTTAGAAAAGGTTATCAATGAGGCACTTTCTGCAACGCTTTCACGCACAATACTCACTTCTTTGACAATGTTTTTTTCTGTCTTTACACTTTATCTTTTTGGAGGAGAAATCATCAAAGGCTTTAGTCTGCCGATGTTGGTAGGTTCTATTGTGGGAAGTTATAGTTCTATTTTTGTTGCAAGTAAATTAGTGATTTTATTTAAGTTTGATTTAAAAAAATATCATCAAAAAGTTGCTGATGCCGAGCGTAGAGCATTGGAGAAAAAGAAATTACGCGAAATGTATGAGAAAGGAAGGATATAA
- the leuS gene encoding leucine--tRNA ligase, translated as MEYNAKAIEKKWQDFWEENQAYEPKPDKTLPKKYILSMFPYPSGNIHMGHVRNYCISDAIARKFRKEGFNVLHPIGWDAFGMPAENAAIKHKTHPKVWTYSNIENMKRQLYSLGFSFSKTREFATCDSIYSKWEQSLFIAMWEKGLIYRKKGFLNWCPKDQTVLANEQVIEGKCWRCDTPVVQKEMYQYYIKITDYAQELLDDLETLEGKWPNQVLTMQRNWIGRSEGLKFTFKLENKIEYSKGAIENIEVFTTRPDTIFGVSYCALAPEHPLVKAVLENAESYGITQKQTEQILAIQNTSEKERAQQDKEGVPLGISVIHPLTHAKIPLWVANFVLISYGSGAVMSVPAHDERDYDFAKKYHLPILPVIIAKDSKAKLAKENFYDGNGILIHSQEFNGLDNEEAKIKIIEYFEKNQLGKAVVNFKLRDWGVSRQRYWGTPIPLVHCKDCGIVAETNLPVTLPEDVMIDGEGNPLDKHPYWKHCACPQCGKNAVRETDTLDTFVESSWYFLRYTTPTQLRQEEAFSRADESYWMDVDEYIGGIEHAILHLLYSRFFTKVLRSLGYTDSSEPFSHLLTQGMVTKEGAKMSKSKGNVVDPEEIIAQYGADTARLFILFAAPPVRELEWNDFALEGSYRFIKRLCAKVEKIQKIQNLPKIQSQNLNEKEKYARKKVYEALKKYQETFCHANGYAFNTLIAACMEALNALNEQDNAEIWSEGYFILLNILEPIIPHICWELSQEYFCLQNFTEIPIDKEALKEDSIVMAITINGKRRGEIKVDLTSSNGEILNLAKAEVAKWIEGKTILKEIVVPKKLVNFVVQ; from the coding sequence GTGGAGTATAATGCAAAAGCAATTGAAAAGAAATGGCAAGATTTTTGGGAAGAGAATCAAGCATATGAACCAAAACCCGATAAAACATTACCCAAAAAATATATTTTAAGTATGTTTCCTTACCCTAGCGGTAATATTCATATGGGGCATGTGCGCAATTATTGTATTAGTGATGCAATTGCTAGAAAATTTCGCAAGGAGGGATTCAATGTCTTGCACCCGATTGGTTGGGACGCCTTTGGAATGCCCGCAGAAAATGCTGCAATAAAACATAAAACTCACCCAAAAGTTTGGACTTATTCTAATATTGAAAATATGAAACGTCAGCTTTATAGTTTGGGATTCTCATTCTCTAAAACACGCGAATTTGCCACTTGTGATTCTATTTATTCTAAATGGGAACAATCTTTATTTATTGCAATGTGGGAAAAAGGCTTGATTTATCGCAAGAAAGGTTTTTTGAATTGGTGTCCAAAAGACCAAACCGTGCTTGCAAACGAGCAAGTGATTGAGGGGAAATGTTGGCGCTGTGATACTCCTGTGGTGCAAAAGGAAATGTATCAGTATTACATTAAAATTACGGATTATGCACAAGAATTATTGGACGATTTAGAAACATTAGAAGGTAAATGGCCTAATCAAGTGCTGACAATGCAAAGAAATTGGATTGGCAGGTCAGAGGGATTGAAATTCACTTTTAAATTAGAAAACAAAATAGAATATTCAAAAGGTGCGATAGAGAATATAGAAGTTTTCACTACGCGTCCAGATACAATTTTTGGTGTAAGTTATTGCGCTTTGGCTCCAGAACACCCTCTTGTAAAAGCGGTTTTAGAAAATGCAGAATCTTATGGAATCACACAAAAACAAACAGAGCAAATCCTTGCGATTCAAAATACAAGCGAAAAAGAGCGCGCACAACAAGACAAAGAGGGGGTGCCACTTGGTATTTCCGTAATCCACCCGCTAACACACGCAAAAATTCCGCTATGGGTCGCAAATTTTGTCCTCATCAGCTATGGAAGCGGTGCGGTTATGAGTGTGCCTGCACACGATGAAAGGGATTATGATTTTGCCAAAAAATACCACTTACCGATTCTCCCTGTCATTATTGCAAAAGATTCTAAGGCAAAGCTAGCAAAAGAGAACTTTTATGACGGAAATGGAATCTTAATTCATTCGCAAGAATTTAATGGATTGGATAATGAAGAGGCAAAAATCAAAATTATTGAATATTTTGAGAAAAATCAATTAGGTAAAGCTGTTGTGAATTTTAAATTGCGGGATTGGGGTGTTTCAAGACAGAGATATTGGGGCACTCCGATTCCATTAGTGCATTGTAAAGATTGTGGAATCGTAGCAGAGACAAATTTGCCTGTTACATTACCTGAAGATGTTATGATTGACGGAGAGGGAAATCCGCTAGATAAGCACCCTTATTGGAAGCATTGTGCTTGTCCGCAATGTGGCAAAAATGCTGTGAGAGAGACAGACACATTAGACACTTTTGTAGAATCTAGTTGGTATTTTTTGCGTTATACGACACCGACACAATTGCGTCAAGAAGAAGCCTTTAGTCGCGCAGATGAGAGTTATTGGATGGATGTAGATGAATATATTGGTGGAATTGAGCACGCAATTTTGCACTTACTTTATTCACGATTTTTTACAAAAGTCCTACGCTCTTTGGGCTATACGGATTCTAGTGAGCCTTTTTCTCATCTTTTGACGCAAGGTATGGTAACCAAAGAAGGCGCAAAAATGAGCAAGTCTAAAGGAAATGTGGTAGATCCAGAGGAAATTATTGCGCAATATGGTGCAGATACTGCACGATTATTTATTCTTTTTGCAGCACCTCCAGTGCGCGAATTAGAATGGAATGATTTTGCCTTGGAAGGTTCATATCGCTTCATTAAACGACTTTGTGCTAAGGTGGAAAAGATACAAAAAATACAAAATTTGCCCAAAATCCAATCGCAAAATTTAAATGAAAAAGAAAAATATGCGCGCAAAAAGGTTTATGAAGCGTTGAAAAAATATCAAGAAACTTTCTGTCACGCCAATGGTTATGCTTTTAATACCCTAATTGCTGCGTGTATGGAGGCTTTAAATGCCTTAAACGAACAAGATAATGCAGAAATTTGGAGTGAGGGATATTTTATTCTTTTAAATATTTTAGAGCCGATTATTCCTCATATTTGTTGGGAATTAAGTCAAGAATACTTTTGCTTGCAAAATTTTACAGAAATTCCAATAGATAAGGAAGCTTTAAAAGAGGATTCTATCGTAATGGCAATCACGATTAATGGGAAAAGACGCGGAGAAATCAAAGTGGATTTAACAAGTAGTAATGGAGAGATTTTGAATCTTGCTAAAGCAGAAGTTGCGAAGTGGATAGAAGGCAAAACAATTCTTAAAGAAATTGTTGTGCCTAAAAAATTAGTAAATTTTGTGGTCCAATAA